The Halorientalis sp. IM1011 genome window below encodes:
- the asd gene encoding aspartate-semialdehyde dehydrogenase: MTVRVGVLGATGAVGQRLIQQLDPHPDFELAALTASEASAGKSYREAAKWRVDSPIPADVADTTVVATDPDEVPDDVDLLFSSLPSSVGEAVEPEFVEQGYVMSSNSSNFRTDEDIPLTIPEVNADHLGLIEVQRDERGWDGALVKNPNCSTITMVPPLAALDEAFGLTDVRVSTLQAVSGAGYSGVSSMEIIDNAIPHIGGEETKMETESKKLLGEFDGAEVQWNDAEVAASCNRIPTLDGHLENVWADTEADVSVEEAAEALREYPSIDLPSSPDQLITVFEEPDRPQPRLDRNQNDGMGIAVGGIQETENGLQFNCLAHNTIRGAAGASVLNGELLLEEGYL, from the coding sequence TAGGCGTTCTCGGCGCGACTGGCGCAGTCGGACAGCGACTTATCCAGCAACTCGATCCCCACCCGGACTTCGAACTCGCCGCCCTGACCGCCAGCGAGGCCAGCGCGGGCAAGTCCTACCGCGAGGCCGCGAAGTGGCGCGTCGATAGCCCCATCCCGGCCGACGTGGCAGACACGACCGTCGTCGCGACCGACCCCGACGAGGTCCCGGACGACGTGGATCTGCTCTTCTCCTCGCTCCCCTCAAGCGTCGGTGAGGCCGTCGAACCCGAGTTCGTCGAGCAGGGCTACGTCATGTCCTCGAACTCCTCGAACTTCCGGACCGACGAGGACATCCCGCTCACGATTCCGGAGGTCAACGCGGACCACCTCGGCCTGATCGAGGTCCAGCGCGACGAACGCGGCTGGGACGGGGCCCTCGTCAAGAACCCCAACTGCTCGACGATCACGATGGTCCCGCCGCTGGCCGCGCTGGACGAGGCCTTCGGCCTGACCGACGTGCGCGTCTCCACCCTGCAGGCCGTCTCCGGCGCGGGTTACTCCGGCGTCAGCTCGATGGAGATCATCGACAACGCCATCCCGCACATCGGTGGCGAGGAGACGAAGATGGAGACCGAGAGCAAGAAGTTGCTCGGCGAGTTCGACGGCGCGGAAGTCCAGTGGAACGACGCCGAGGTCGCCGCCTCCTGTAACCGCATCCCGACGCTCGACGGCCACCTCGAGAACGTCTGGGCCGACACCGAAGCGGACGTGTCCGTCGAGGAAGCCGCCGAGGCCCTGCGCGAGTACCCCAGCATCGACCTCCCCTCCTCGCCCGACCAGCTCATCACGGTCTTCGAGGAACCCGACCGTCCCCAGCCACGTCTCGACCGCAACCAGAACGACGGCATGGGTATCGCCGTCGGCGGTATCCAGGAGACCGAGAACGGACTCCAGTTCAACTGTCTCGCCCACAACACCATCCGCGGTGCGGCCGGTGCGTCCGTGCTGAACGGCGAACTGCTGCTGGAAGAAGGCTACCTCTGA